From [Flavobacterium] thermophilum:
CTTTAAACGTATATTTCTCATTCCGCACCGCATCCCGGTAGTAAAGCGCCACTTTATTTTTGCGGAACGACTCAGCATGGCGGTCGATCGCTTCGTACGCCATGTTGACCCGTCCCGTCTCATACCAAGAAAACGCTTTCTCTGTTTCCGACCATTGAAACTGTTTATATGTTTCTTCGTAGTTTTTCAAATTGTAGTCCCCTTGTATGACGGGAAGCCGTTCTGTGTTCATTCTCCGATCCCCCTTATGTAAGTGATTACATTTCTATTATAGTCGATTGAAAACCATTTCTCAATTTTTAAAATATTCCTTGTCCCCACTTTTTTGAAATTTTTTTGAACCGCGCCAGCCGGCGCCATTTTTATGTATAATGGAAGCAGAACGACCAATTCAGGTGGTGGACGAATGGAACATAAAAAAACGTATAACGCCAAAGAGCTGAAAACCCCGAAAGGAACGCTCCTCATCGAAGGGCCGGTGACGCCGGAAGCGTTGGCCAGCTACGAATTCCACCATGACCTCACTTCCTTCCGCCCGCCTGCCAAACAGCACAAAGCGTTGATCGAAATCGCCAAGCTGCCGGAAGGGCGGATCATCATCGCCCGCCGCGGCGAGGTGATTGTCGGATATGTGACGTTTTTGTATCCCGATCCGCTTGAGCGTTGGTCGGAAGGGAACATGGAAAATTTGCTCGAGCTTGGCGCCATTGAAGTCATTCCGGAGTTCCGCGGGTTTGGCGTCGGAAAAAATTTGTTGATCGTCTCGATGATGGACGACGCCATGGAAGACTACATCATCATTACAACTGAATATTACTGGCATTGGGATTTAAAAGGCACGGGGCTGAACGTATGGGAGTACCGAAAAGTGATGGAGAAAATGATGAACGCCGGCGGGCTCGTCTGGTATGCGACCGACGACCCGGAAATTTGCTCGCATCCGGCGAACTGCCTGATGGTCCGCATCGGCAAACGGGTCGACGCCGAATCGATTCAACGGTTCGACCGGCTGCGGTTTATGAACCGCTACATGTATTAAATGAACTCCAGGCCTGCCTGCCGAAAAGCCGGCCGTCGGTTGAACAATCGCAACATATGCGAAAGAAACGGGTGTACGGACGGATGGCTTCGGCCGTTCGCTGCATACAAGGCGGCGGCCGCGGGCGAAACGACGCGGGCTCGCCTGCGGCTGACAGCCGGCCGATCATGCATGAAATGACAAAGGGGAGAGGGAAAGCATGATTGTCGAACAAATCATGAAAACGCGGGTGGTGACACTCCGTCCCACGAATACGATCGCCGAAGCGCTGCAGCTGCTAAGACATCACCGCATCCGCCATCTGCCGGTCATCGATGAAAGCGGGCGGTTGATCGGCCTTGTGACCGATCGCGATTTGCGCGACGCGAGCCCGTCCATTTTCCATCTTCATGAACATCTGGAAGACTTGCAAAAACCGGTCAGCGCGATTATGAAAACCGACCTCATCGTCGGCCATCCGCTCGATTTCGTCGAAGAGGCGGCCACGCTCTTTTACGAGCACCGGATCGGCTGCCTGCCAATCGTCAACCATGGGAAGCTCGTCGGCATCATCACGCAAACGGATTTGCTCCGCACGTTCATTGAATTGACCGGCGTTCACCAGCCGGGGTCGCAAATCGAGATCAAAGTGCCGAACGAGGCCGGCATGTTAAGCAAAGCGGCGGCCATCATCAGCGAGCGCCATGTGAACATCGCCAGCGTCTTGGTGTATCCAGCTCCGGATCCGAATGAGAAAATTTTAGTTTTCCGCGTGCAGACGATGAATCCGCTTCCATTGATCCGCGATTTGCAAAACGCCGGCTATCACGTGCTATGGCCGAACTTGCCGGGGGTTACGTCATGAGCCGAAACTGCGCATTCGTCTATAGCGAGCAATTTCTTCAGTACAAATTTCATGACGACCATCCGTTCAACCAGCTGCGGGTCAAAATGACATACGACTTGCTTTGCACGCTCGGCGCGCTCGAAGACCGCCAGATCGTCGCCCCGCGCATGGCGACCGATGACGAGCTGGCGCTCATTCACGACCGCTCCTACATCGAGGCGGTGAAAGCGGCCGGGCGCGGCGAACTGTCGGAAGCGGCGGCGCAAAACTACGGCCTTGGCACCGAAGATACGCCGATTTTCCCGAACATGCACGAGGCGAGCGCCCTCTTGGTTGGCAGCACGCTGACTGCTGTCGACGTGGTTCTTTCCGGAGCAGCCGAGCATGCCCTCAACTTGGGCGGCGGTCTGCACCACGGCTTCCGCGGCAAAGCGTCCGGCTTTTGCGTCTACAACGACAGCGCGGTCGCCATTCAATACATCCGGGAGAAATACGGACTGCGCGTGTTGTACGTCGACACGGACGCCCACCACGGCGACGGGGTGCAATGGGCGTTTTACGACGATCCGAACGTTTGCACGTTTTCCATTCATGAAACGGGGCGCTATTTGTTCCCAGGGACCGGAAATGTCAACGAGCGCGGCTTAGGCGCAGGCTACGGCTATTCGTTCAACATTCCCGTTGATGCGTTCACGGAAGACGAATCATGGATCGCCGCCTATACGACCGCGCTTCGGGAAATCGCCGACTTTTTCCGCCCGGATGTCATCGTGACGCAAAACGGCGTCGACGCCCACTATTACGATCCGCTCACCCATTTGTCGGTGACGATGAAAACGTACCGCGCCATTCCGAAGCTCGCGCACGAAATCGCACATGAATATTGCGGCGGACGCTGGATCGCCGTCGGCGGCGGCGGCTATGACATCTGGCGCGTCGTGCCGCGGGCATGGGCGCTCCTTTGGCTCGAGATGACGGGACAAGCCGATGTGTCCGGCCCGCTGCCGGATGAGTGGCGCGAACGTTGGCAACCGCTTTCACCCGTCGCGCTTCCGCTTGAGTGGGACGACCCGGACGACTTGTATCCCCCGATTCCACGCAAGGCGGAAATCAGCGAAAAAAATGCGCAGACGGTGGAGAAAGCGTTGTATTTCATCCGCAGCCAGCGGCCGGCACGGTGACCGGCCGGCCGAACCGCCCTCCAAATTCAGAAACAATAGGCGAAGGGGACTGCTTTTTATGGGTGCCATCGAGCCGGTTCCCGCCTGTTGGCGGCGCATGGGGAACGCAAACAAGAGCGCCTCGGCAGGCGCGTTCGGCGAAAACGCGAAAAAGGCTGATCCGAAAACGCCCCGCGTTTTGGACCAGCCCGCTCCTTATTTCGTCGACTCGCGCACTTCGAGCCGGTGCGGCAAGACGACGATATGGTTGTCGACTTTCTCCTTGTTCATATACTTCGTCAACAGCCGCATCGCGACGGCGCCAATGTCGTACATCGGCTGCACGACGGTCGTCAGCCGCGGCCGCACCATCGTCGCGAGCCTTGTGTTGTCAAAGCCGACGACTTCCAACTCTTCCGGCACGCGCACGTTATGGTCTTGGGCGCTGTGGATGATGCCGAGCGCCATTTCGTCCGTGCCGGCAAACACCGCCGTCGGCCGTTCGGCCAGCTCCGCGATTTTCTCGTACGCTTCCAAGCCGGAGTCGTACGAGTTGTCGCCCTCGACGACCAGCTCTTCGTCATACGGCACCCCGCG
This genomic window contains:
- the acuC gene encoding Acetoin utilization protein AcuC, with amino-acid sequence MSRNCAFVYSEQFLQYKFHDDHPFNQLRVKMTYDLLCTLGALEDRQIVAPRMATDDELALIHDRSYIEAVKAAGRGELSEAAAQNYGLGTEDTPIFPNMHEASALLVGSTLTAVDVVLSGAAEHALNLGGGLHHGFRGKASGFCVYNDSAVAIQYIREKYGLRVLYVDTDAHHGDGVQWAFYDDPNVCTFSIHETGRYLFPGTGNVNERGLGAGYGYSFNIPVDAFTEDESWIAAYTTALREIADFFRPDVIVTQNGVDAHYYDPLTHLSVTMKTYRAIPKLAHEIAHEYCGGRWIAVGGGGYDIWRVVPRAWALLWLEMTGQADVSGPLPDEWRERWQPLSPVALPLEWDDPDDLYPPIPRKAEISEKNAQTVEKALYFIRSQRPAR
- the guaB_2 gene encoding Inosine-5'-monophosphate dehydrogenase is translated as MIVEQIMKTRVVTLRPTNTIAEALQLLRHHRIRHLPVIDESGRLIGLVTDRDLRDASPSIFHLHEHLEDLQKPVSAIMKTDLIVGHPLDFVEEAATLFYEHRIGCLPIVNHGKLVGIITQTDLLRTFIELTGVHQPGSQIEIKVPNEAGMLSKAAAIISERHVNIASVLVYPAPDPNEKILVFRVQTMNPLPLIRDLQNAGYHVLWPNLPGVTS